CCACGTAGCGCACGTTTTGCGGGTTGCCACGGGCCACCACCTGGCTGGCCAGCTGGCGCTGCAGGGCCATGGCCTCTTGGGGCGATAGGTCCCAAGGGTGGAGCTGTCGCACGTGCATGGGAGCACCTGTTAGGCAGTGGGCGGGGTTACGGTGGCCTGCCGTCCTCGCTTCCCCACGCTAACTCCCATGGATATCGCCCCCGGGGGTCAGCACTCCTGGGGGAGGATGAGGGAGAGGCGGCGGAGGGCCTCCATGGTCTCGCGGCGGCCCAGGCGGGCCTTCGTCACCGCCCGCTTCAGGGCCTCCACCGTCCGGTCATAGGTCTCCCGGTCGATGGGATAAGGATGGCCGTCCTTGCCACCATGGGCGTAGGAGTAGCGGGCGGGGTCACGACGGGAAGGTGGGGCGCCGTAGATGAGCTCGCTGGCCAGGGCCAGGGCCCGTATGGTGGCTGGCCCCACCCCGGCTGTGCCCAGCAGCTCTTGGAAGTCGCGGGGCTGGGCCTCATAGGCCGCGCGGAGGCCCCTCTCCAGCCGCTGTATGTCCGTATCGGCTTCCGTGAGGTGGTGGCGATGGGGCATCTCCAGGACGGCGATGCGTCGGAGGTCGCGCAGCAGGCGTTCCGGCTCCTCTCGCGCCAGGGCGACGCTCACCTGGCGGGCAGCCTCCGATTCTCGGGCCACCATGTTGAGGGCCTCCCCCACCTCCTCCGAGATGATACCCGCGTGGGGCTCGCAAACGAAGCTCTTCACCTCCTCCCCAAGCCAGTGATAGCGGCGGGCGTACCTGGTCTGAGGGTTCATGCCCTGCTGGACCACTGCCCAGGCCCCGTCGGTGGTGAAGAAGAGGGTATGGTGGTAGAGCTGGTAGCCGTCCTGGAGGGCGGCTGAGTCCACCTTAGCTGTCATGCGGGAGGCATAGACCAGCGGTTCTGGCGAGAAGGAGAGGCCCTCGGCCAAGGCCTCCACCTCCTGCGGTGTCTTCCGCGACGTCCGCCCCTTGCCGCCGGCCACCAGGACGCCCGTATCCCGCTCCAGCCCTCGCAGCCCCTCCTTTATGGCGGCGCAGACCACCGTGGTGAGGCCTGAGGAGTGCCAGTCGAACCCCAAGAAGCAGCCCAGGGCTTGGAACCAGAAGGGGTCGGAGAGGCGACGTAGGACTTGGCGAGGCCCCATCTCCTCTACCAGTGCCAGCATCACGTAACGGGATAGGCGAACCATGCGCTGGAAGAGCCATGGGGGCGCCGCCCCCCAGTGCAGAGGCAGATGGGCGATGCCTGTCCTAGGCATCTCCGCTTACCTTCCCTCTTCCATTGTAGGCCCTGGGCCCTAGGAGCACCTTTTTTCGGCTAGCTCCACGGTGTTGAAGAGGACCATGGCCACCGTCATGGGGCCCACGCCCCCGGGCACAGGTGTTATAGCCCCCGCCACCTCCTTTACGGCCTCGAAGTCCACATCACCCACTAGCCGCCGCCCCGACTTGCGGGTGGGGTCGGGCACCCAGTTGTTGCCCACGTCTATCACCACCGCCCCAGGCCGCACCATATGGGCGGTGATGGCCCGGGGGCTGCCCATGGCTGCCACCAGGATATCGGCCTGGCGGGTGAAGTGGGCTAGGTCGCGGGTGCCTGTATGGCAGATGGTGACGGTGGCGTTGGCCCCCTCTCGCTTCTGCATGAGGATGGCCGCCAGGGGCTTGCCCACAATGTTAGATCGCCCTACGATGACCACATGTTTGCCCTCCGGGCGGTGGCCGGAGCGCAACAGCAGCTCCACCACCCCGCGTGGGGTGCAGGGCTGGGGGCACGGCTCCCCCCTTAAGAGGCGACCCATGTTGACAGGCGTCACCCCATCCACGTCCTTATCCGGGTCGATGGCGGCGATGGTCTTCTCCTCCGAAAGGTGGGGGGGCAGGGGTAGCTGGACCAGGATGGCGTGGAAGCGGGGATCCCTATTAAGGGCTGAGATGTGTTCCAAGAGCTCCCCTTGGCTGATGGAGGCAGGGAGGTGGAAGGTCTCCGAATATATGCCCACTTCCTCTGCCGCCTCCCCCTTGGCTCGCACATAGGAGAGGGATGAGGGGTTATCCCCCACAAGGACGAAGGCCAGGCCAGGGACTAAGCCGCGGGCTTTGAGCCTCGCCGCCTTTTCCCTCACCTCCCGCCGCACTTGGGCGGCGATGGCGCGGCCATCGATGACCTGGGCACTCATGGCCCGGAGATGAGCTCCAGCAGTACGCCGTTGAACCCTTTGGGATGGGCGAAGCCGAACTGCACCTGGCCCAGCCGCCTGGGCTCGTTATCGATGACCGGTGCCCCTTTCTCCCGCAGCTCCCGCAGGGCCTGGGCGACGTCGTCCACCCGCAGGGAGAGCACCATGATGCCCTCACCGCGCCGGTCCAGGAACTTCTGCACCTCCGAGTCGGGGGAGGTGGGCTCCATAAGCTCGATGATGGTCTCCCCCAGCTGGAACTGGGCCACGTTGATCTTCTCCCCTTCCTCGTCCCGGTAGCGGTTGGTGACGTGGATGCCCAACATCTCCTCCCAGCGGCGCACCGCCTCCTCCAGGTTCCTCACCGCTATGGATATATGGTCCACGCGCTCCACCTTCATGGCCTCCTCCTTATGGCGTTTCCTTCAAGACCGGGCCAGGGCGGGCCCCTCCCTCAGCCGTCTTGTTGCCCGGTGGGGCCGCCTAGATTGTATGCCCTAAGGGTCAGGGGGGCAAGGGAGGCCCTCTTAGACCTTCTCGTGCTCCGTCCTGGCCACCTCGGTGCCGTCAGGGAGGCGCTCGATGCGGTAATCGCCAAAGATGTGGGGGGCCTCCTTCTGCATGATGCGCAGGATCTTTATGGCCACCTTCCTTATCTCGGGGTCGGCCCACTGGGAGCCCCGTAGCTCGATGAAGTGGCGCAGGGCCCTGGCATTGGCCGTGACGAAGATGATGGTCTCGGTGGCATTGGGCAGCACCGAGCGGGCCGCCTGGCGGGCCATCTTGCGCCGCAGCGTTCTGTCGGGGACGTCCTCGAATTTGTGGGATAGGATCTCCACCAGCTCCATGTAGGCCTGGCGGGCGGCCTCTATGGCCCTTGTCCACACCTGGTGGGCCCGCTCGTCCTCGGCGATGACGTCTGGCTCCACGAAGGAGGCGTCGGACTCGTCTACGTAGCGCTGGGAGAGCTGGGAGTATCCCCAGCCGGCGCGGTGGCGCACCAGCTCGTGGGAGAAGGAGCGGGAGACACCAGCGATGATGAAGTTCCAGACGGCGTGCTCCAGCACTGAGCCGTGGCGCTGGGATATGAGGTTGCCTATGTACTCAGCATTGGAGCGACGCCCCTTGCCGAAGGAGAGATAACATACCCTTCCCCCCGCCTCCACCAGCCGCTCCGCTCCCACCTCCGTGTCCGTCTGCCAGGAGAGGCCGTAGTCGCGGAGGAACCGCTCTATCTCCTGGTCGTCCACCTGCTGTCTGCCCACGAGATAGACTCTGGGCTCCCGTACGATCCTCATGGCCCTAGGCAACTCTATGTTACCACCTAGCGTCCCCCCTGGTCAGACCCTATCTGGGGTGCTGTGCACAAGTTGTCTACATCCGGGGCCGAGTCCTTACACCTCTTGCAAAGATCGGGTACTCTCTACAATGAAGTGGCGCCGTCAACCATCTGGGTGATTGCGCTGGAGCAGGGGGCCTGTCTTATGGCTAGGCGCCTGACGGACGGTGGCACGGGCGATGCGGCGGGGAGCGGCTCAGATGGTCACGCGTCAGCTGAGTTATGGTGCGGATGGGGCCCCGGGCATGAGATAGGCTGAAGGAGAGGTGACACATGCACTTGCAAGCAGCCCTAAGAGTTCGGTTGGTGGCCCTTAGCGCCCTTTGCGTGTGTCTCGTGGTGGGGGGCGGGCTCCTGGCTTGCCGGTCCGAGGGGGAGCCCGCCCGCCCCACGCCGACCCCCACGGCCACGCCACCGCAGGCGGCCCGCACCCCCAGCTTGGGGTTGCGTATGCGCCGTCCCACCCCCACGGCGGCGGTGGCCACCCCGACGCCCCCTTCGCCCTCGCCCACGCCGGCGCCCCGGCCGTCGACACCGCCCCCACCGCCTCCTCCGCCCGGCCCCGGCGGTGCCACCGCGCCAGCTCCTGGCCTAACGCTGCGGATGGCTATCCCGGTGGAAAACGTGATCACGATAGTTCCTGTGCCCGA
This portion of the Dehalococcoidia bacterium genome encodes:
- a CDS encoding DUF763 domain-containing protein, whose translation is MPRTGIAHLPLHWGAAPPWLFQRMVRLSRYVMLALVEEMGPRQVLRRLSDPFWFQALGCFLGFDWHSSGLTTVVCAAIKEGLRGLERDTGVLVAGGKGRTSRKTPQEVEALAEGLSFSPEPLVYASRMTAKVDSAALQDGYQLYHHTLFFTTDGAWAVVQQGMNPQTRYARRYHWLGEEVKSFVCEPHAGIISEEVGEALNMVARESEAARQVSVALAREEPERLLRDLRRIAVLEMPHRHHLTEADTDIQRLERGLRAAYEAQPRDFQELLGTAGVGPATIRALALASELIYGAPPSRRDPARYSYAHGGKDGHPYPIDRETYDRTVEALKRAVTKARLGRRETMEALRRLSLILPQEC
- the folD gene encoding bifunctional methylenetetrahydrofolate dehydrogenase/methenyltetrahydrofolate cyclohydrolase FolD, whose amino-acid sequence is MSAQVIDGRAIAAQVRREVREKAARLKARGLVPGLAFVLVGDNPSSLSYVRAKGEAAEEVGIYSETFHLPASISQGELLEHISALNRDPRFHAILVQLPLPPHLSEEKTIAAIDPDKDVDGVTPVNMGRLLRGEPCPQPCTPRGVVELLLRSGHRPEGKHVVIVGRSNIVGKPLAAILMQKREGANATVTICHTGTRDLAHFTRQADILVAAMGSPRAITAHMVRPGAVVIDVGNNWVPDPTRKSGRRLVGDVDFEAVKEVAGAITPVPGGVGPMTVAMVLFNTVELAEKRCS
- the thyX gene encoding FAD-dependent thymidylate synthase; the encoded protein is MRIVREPRVYLVGRQQVDDQEIERFLRDYGLSWQTDTEVGAERLVEAGGRVCYLSFGKGRRSNAEYIGNLISQRHGSVLEHAVWNFIIAGVSRSFSHELVRHRAGWGYSQLSQRYVDESDASFVEPDVIAEDERAHQVWTRAIEAARQAYMELVEILSHKFEDVPDRTLRRKMARQAARSVLPNATETIIFVTANARALRHFIELRGSQWADPEIRKVAIKILRIMQKEAPHIFGDYRIERLPDGTEVARTEHEKV
- a CDS encoding VOC family protein, yielding MKVERVDHISIAVRNLEEAVRRWEEMLGIHVTNRYRDEEGEKINVAQFQLGETIIELMEPTSPDSEVQKFLDRRGEGIMVLSLRVDDVAQALRELREKGAPVIDNEPRRLGQVQFGFAHPKGFNGVLLELISGP